From Scatophagus argus isolate fScaArg1 chromosome 2, fScaArg1.pri, whole genome shotgun sequence, a single genomic window includes:
- the LOC124049447 gene encoding proto-oncogene vav-like isoform X1: MGTKMELWRQCAMWLIDCRVLPDNHRVTWEGAQVCDLAQALRDGVLLCQLLNNLLPQSVNLREINLRPQMSQFLCLKNIRTFLGVCQTRFNLKKNELFEAFDLFDVRDFGKVIETLSILSHSSIATQRGLQPFPLGGCTPDDEIYSGLSDQIDDTVDEDDDLYDFVEDEENEGGEIYEDLMRTEEHPETQQKTGVDKRECCLQEIRQTEEKYSDTLESILQHFMKPLEKFLHAQDIESIFINIEDLANTHRILLAEIRTSILTYGAKNLHQVFLNYKERLLLYGHYCSQVETATKHLDKLSNMREDIRMKLEECSNRANSGRFSLRDLLMVPMQRVLKYHLLLQELVKHTTDPADKDNLRTALDAMRDLAQCVNEVKRDNEIIRQITTFQLSIENLTQSLALYGRPKIDGELKICTPEKKSKQDRHAFLFDKAMFVCKKKSGETFELKEIIELQNYQIRDETTGEKENKKWSHLFLLLDCYGRCGYDLFFKTRELKKKWLEQFEMALSNMSPENSTANNHDFQMHCFEETTSCKACAMLLRGTFFQGYRCTRCKMAAHKECLGRVPACGRNSDHAGTMKKNRPQRSSGHSSVGFPKMEVCQEYYGLPPPPVGFGQPLHLSKGDIIELTRADADLPWWEGRNLTVGNVGWFPFQKVQPYLSRPTPDLSSFHWFAGNMDRTAAKNLLISRSDGTFLVRQKDGGEFAISIKFNLDIRHIKVTSSDGLYRINEKKAFKGLIELVEFYQQNSLKEYFKEVDTTLRTPYKQPEESNSANSTPNSTPGGSVRCFGIARARYDFSARDRSELSLQEGDTIKILSKKGHSGWWKGEVYGRVGFFPANYVEEDYSDYC, translated from the exons ttccTGTGCCTGAAGAATATCCGGACATTTCTGGGAGTTTGTCAGACGAGGTTTAATCTAAAAAAGAATGAACTGTTTGAGGCCTTTGACCTGTTCGACGTTCGAGACTTTGGCAAG gtcaTAGAGACACTGTCCATCCTCTCTCATTCATCCATTGCTACGCAAAGAGGACTTCA GCCTTTTCCTTTGGGAGGATGCACTCCTGATGATGAGATCTACAGCGGCCTGTCAGACCAGATAGA CGACACGGTAGATGAGGACGATGACTTATACGACTTTGTGGAGGACGAGGAGAACGAAGGCGGTGAGATCTATGAAGACTTGATGAGGACAGAGGAACACCCTGAAACT cagcagaagactGGAGTAGACAAACGAGAGTGCTGCCTGCAGgagatcagacagacagaagagaaataCTCTGATACACTGGAGTCTATATTACAG cacTTTATGAAGCCTCTTGAAAAGTTTCTCCATGCGCAAGACATTGAGAGTATCTTCATCAACATAGAG GATCTGGCCAACACCCACCGTATATTGCTGGCGGAGATCCGCACTTCCATCCTAACTTATGGAGCCAAGAACCTGCACCAGGTGTTTCTAAACTACAAGGAGAg ACTGTTACTGTATGGTCATTACTGCAGTCAGGTGGAAACGGCAACAAAACACCTCGACAAGCTTTCAAATATGAGGGAGGACATCAGAATGAaactggag gaGTGTTCAAACAGAGCAAACAGCGGGCGTTTTTCTCTCAGAGATTTACTCATGGTCCCTATGCAGCGGGTCCTCAAATATCACCTGCTGCTACAG GAGCTGGTAAAGCACACCACGGACCCTGCAGACAAGGATAACCTCCGCACAGCTCTCGATGCCATGAGA gacCTGGCGCAGTGTGTGAACGAGGTTAAACGAGACAATGAGATCATCAGACAGATCACCACCTTCCAGCTGTCCATTGAAAATCTG ACACAGTCTTTAGCTCTCTACGGTCGCCCCAAGATCGACGGAGAGCTGAAGATCTGCACCCCGGAGAAAAAGTCTAAACAGGACAG GCACGCGTTCCTCTTCGACAAggccatgtttgtgtgtaagaaGAAGAGCGGAGAGACGTTCGAGCTGAAGGAGATCATTGAACTACAGAACTACCAGATACGAGATGAAACCACGGGAGAAAAGGAGAATAAGAAG tggtCCCATTTGTTCCTTCTGCTGGACTGCTATGGGAGGTGTGGGTACGATTTGTTCTTCAAAACCAGAGAACTGAAGAAGAAATGGCTGGAGCAGTTCGAGATGGCTCT GTCGAACATGAGTCCAGAGAACTCGACAGCCAACAACCATGACTTCCAGATGCACTGCTTTGAGGAGACCACCTCGTGCAAGGCCTGTGCCATGCTGTTAAG GGGGACATTTTTCCAGGGCTATCGCTGCACACGCTGCAAAATGGCTGCACATAAAGAGTGTTTAGGCAGAGTCCCTGCCTGTGGGCGAAACTCAG ATCATGCTGGTACTATGAAGAAG AATAGACCGCAGAGGTCCTCCGGACATTCCAGCGTTG GATTCCCTAAGATGGAGGTGTGTCAAGAGTATTATGGTTTGCCACCACCTCCTGTGGGCTTCGGCCAACCGCTTCACCTCTCCAAAGGTGATATTATCGAGCTGACCCGAGCCGATGCTGACCTGCCTTGGTGGGAG GGAAGGAACCTGACTGTTGGAAATGTGGGATGGTTCCCCTTCCAAAAAGTTCAGCCCTACCTCTCT AGGCCGACCCCAGACCTGTCTAGCTTCCACTG GTTCGCGGGCAACATGGACAGAACGGCTGCCAAAAACCTGCTGATCTCCCGGTCTGATGGGACCTTCCTTGTGCGACAGAAAGATGGTGGAGAGTTTGCTATCAGCATCAA ATTCAACTTGGACATCAGACACATTAAGGTCACATCCTCTGACGGCCTGTACCGCATCAATGAGAAAAAGGCGTTCAAGGGTTTAATC GAGTTGGTTGAGTTTTACCAGCAGAACTCTTTGAAGGAGTACTTCAAGGAGGTGGACACCACGCTGCGAACACCTTACAAACAACCAGAGGAAAGCAACTCGGCTAACAGCACGCCAAACAGCACGCCAG GAGGCAGCGTGAGGTGTTTCGGTATAGCGAGGGCCAGGTACGACTTCTCAGCCAGGGACCGTTCAGAGCTGTCGCTGCAGGAAGGAGACACCATCAAGATCCTCTCCAAGAAGGGTCACAGCGGTTGGTGGAAAGGCGAGGTGTATGGTCGG GTGGGGTTCTTTCCAGCAAACTATGTGGAGGAGGACTACTCTGACTACTGCTGA
- the LOC124049447 gene encoding proto-oncogene vav-like isoform X4, whose amino-acid sequence MGTKMELWRQCAMWLIDCRVLPDNHRVTWEGAQVCDLAQALRDGVLLCQLLNNLLPQSVNLREINLRPQMSQFLCLKNIRTFLGVCQTRFNLKKNELFEAFDLFDVRDFGKVIETLSILSHSSIATQRGLQPFPLGGCTPDDEIYSGLSDQIDDTVDEDDDLYDFVEDEENEGGEIYEDLMRTEEHPETQQKTGVDKRECCLQEIRQTEEKYSDTLESILQHFMKPLEKFLHAQDIESIFINIEDLANTHRILLAEIRTSILTYGAKNLHQVFLNYKERLLLYGHYCSQVETATKHLDKLSNMREDIRMKLEECSNRANSGRFSLRDLLMVPMQRVLKYHLLLQELVKHTTDPADKDNLRTALDAMRDLAQCVNEVKRDNEIIRQITTFQLSIENLTQSLALYGRPKIDGELKICTPEKKSKQDRHAFLFDKAMFVCKKKSGETFELKEIIELQNYQIRDETTGEKENKKWSHLFLLLDCYGRCGYDLFFKTRELKKKWLEQFEMALSNMSPENSTANNHDFQMHCFEETTSCKACAMLLRGTFFQGYRCTRCKMAAHKECLGRVPACGRNSDHAGTMKKNRPQRSSGHSSVGFPKMEGRNLTVGNVGWFPFQKVQPYLSRPTPDLSSFHWFAGNMDRTAAKNLLISRSDGTFLVRQKDGGEFAISIKFNLDIRHIKVTSSDGLYRINEKKAFKGLIELVEFYQQNSLKEYFKEVDTTLRTPYKQPEESNSANSTPNSTPGGSVRCFGIARARYDFSARDRSELSLQEGDTIKILSKKGHSGWWKGEVYGRVGFFPANYVEEDYSDYC is encoded by the exons ttccTGTGCCTGAAGAATATCCGGACATTTCTGGGAGTTTGTCAGACGAGGTTTAATCTAAAAAAGAATGAACTGTTTGAGGCCTTTGACCTGTTCGACGTTCGAGACTTTGGCAAG gtcaTAGAGACACTGTCCATCCTCTCTCATTCATCCATTGCTACGCAAAGAGGACTTCA GCCTTTTCCTTTGGGAGGATGCACTCCTGATGATGAGATCTACAGCGGCCTGTCAGACCAGATAGA CGACACGGTAGATGAGGACGATGACTTATACGACTTTGTGGAGGACGAGGAGAACGAAGGCGGTGAGATCTATGAAGACTTGATGAGGACAGAGGAACACCCTGAAACT cagcagaagactGGAGTAGACAAACGAGAGTGCTGCCTGCAGgagatcagacagacagaagagaaataCTCTGATACACTGGAGTCTATATTACAG cacTTTATGAAGCCTCTTGAAAAGTTTCTCCATGCGCAAGACATTGAGAGTATCTTCATCAACATAGAG GATCTGGCCAACACCCACCGTATATTGCTGGCGGAGATCCGCACTTCCATCCTAACTTATGGAGCCAAGAACCTGCACCAGGTGTTTCTAAACTACAAGGAGAg ACTGTTACTGTATGGTCATTACTGCAGTCAGGTGGAAACGGCAACAAAACACCTCGACAAGCTTTCAAATATGAGGGAGGACATCAGAATGAaactggag gaGTGTTCAAACAGAGCAAACAGCGGGCGTTTTTCTCTCAGAGATTTACTCATGGTCCCTATGCAGCGGGTCCTCAAATATCACCTGCTGCTACAG GAGCTGGTAAAGCACACCACGGACCCTGCAGACAAGGATAACCTCCGCACAGCTCTCGATGCCATGAGA gacCTGGCGCAGTGTGTGAACGAGGTTAAACGAGACAATGAGATCATCAGACAGATCACCACCTTCCAGCTGTCCATTGAAAATCTG ACACAGTCTTTAGCTCTCTACGGTCGCCCCAAGATCGACGGAGAGCTGAAGATCTGCACCCCGGAGAAAAAGTCTAAACAGGACAG GCACGCGTTCCTCTTCGACAAggccatgtttgtgtgtaagaaGAAGAGCGGAGAGACGTTCGAGCTGAAGGAGATCATTGAACTACAGAACTACCAGATACGAGATGAAACCACGGGAGAAAAGGAGAATAAGAAG tggtCCCATTTGTTCCTTCTGCTGGACTGCTATGGGAGGTGTGGGTACGATTTGTTCTTCAAAACCAGAGAACTGAAGAAGAAATGGCTGGAGCAGTTCGAGATGGCTCT GTCGAACATGAGTCCAGAGAACTCGACAGCCAACAACCATGACTTCCAGATGCACTGCTTTGAGGAGACCACCTCGTGCAAGGCCTGTGCCATGCTGTTAAG GGGGACATTTTTCCAGGGCTATCGCTGCACACGCTGCAAAATGGCTGCACATAAAGAGTGTTTAGGCAGAGTCCCTGCCTGTGGGCGAAACTCAG ATCATGCTGGTACTATGAAGAAG AATAGACCGCAGAGGTCCTCCGGACATTCCAGCGTTG GATTCCCTAAGATGGAG GGAAGGAACCTGACTGTTGGAAATGTGGGATGGTTCCCCTTCCAAAAAGTTCAGCCCTACCTCTCT AGGCCGACCCCAGACCTGTCTAGCTTCCACTG GTTCGCGGGCAACATGGACAGAACGGCTGCCAAAAACCTGCTGATCTCCCGGTCTGATGGGACCTTCCTTGTGCGACAGAAAGATGGTGGAGAGTTTGCTATCAGCATCAA ATTCAACTTGGACATCAGACACATTAAGGTCACATCCTCTGACGGCCTGTACCGCATCAATGAGAAAAAGGCGTTCAAGGGTTTAATC GAGTTGGTTGAGTTTTACCAGCAGAACTCTTTGAAGGAGTACTTCAAGGAGGTGGACACCACGCTGCGAACACCTTACAAACAACCAGAGGAAAGCAACTCGGCTAACAGCACGCCAAACAGCACGCCAG GAGGCAGCGTGAGGTGTTTCGGTATAGCGAGGGCCAGGTACGACTTCTCAGCCAGGGACCGTTCAGAGCTGTCGCTGCAGGAAGGAGACACCATCAAGATCCTCTCCAAGAAGGGTCACAGCGGTTGGTGGAAAGGCGAGGTGTATGGTCGG GTGGGGTTCTTTCCAGCAAACTATGTGGAGGAGGACTACTCTGACTACTGCTGA
- the LOC124049447 gene encoding proto-oncogene vav-like isoform X2, with product MGTKMELWRQCAMWLIDCRVLPDNHRVTWEGAQVCDLAQALRDGVLLCQLLNNLLPQSVNLREINLRPQMSQFLCLKNIRTFLGVCQTRFNLKKNELFEAFDLFDVRDFGKVIETLSILSHSSIATQRGLQPFPLGGCTPDDEIYSGLSDQIDDTVDEDDDLYDFVEDEENEGGEIYEDLMRTEEHPETQKTGVDKRECCLQEIRQTEEKYSDTLESILQHFMKPLEKFLHAQDIESIFINIEDLANTHRILLAEIRTSILTYGAKNLHQVFLNYKERLLLYGHYCSQVETATKHLDKLSNMREDIRMKLEECSNRANSGRFSLRDLLMVPMQRVLKYHLLLQELVKHTTDPADKDNLRTALDAMRDLAQCVNEVKRDNEIIRQITTFQLSIENLTQSLALYGRPKIDGELKICTPEKKSKQDRHAFLFDKAMFVCKKKSGETFELKEIIELQNYQIRDETTGEKENKKWSHLFLLLDCYGRCGYDLFFKTRELKKKWLEQFEMALSNMSPENSTANNHDFQMHCFEETTSCKACAMLLRGTFFQGYRCTRCKMAAHKECLGRVPACGRNSDHAGTMKKNRPQRSSGHSSVGFPKMEVCQEYYGLPPPPVGFGQPLHLSKGDIIELTRADADLPWWEGRNLTVGNVGWFPFQKVQPYLSRPTPDLSSFHWFAGNMDRTAAKNLLISRSDGTFLVRQKDGGEFAISIKFNLDIRHIKVTSSDGLYRINEKKAFKGLIELVEFYQQNSLKEYFKEVDTTLRTPYKQPEESNSANSTPNSTPGGSVRCFGIARARYDFSARDRSELSLQEGDTIKILSKKGHSGWWKGEVYGRVGFFPANYVEEDYSDYC from the exons ttccTGTGCCTGAAGAATATCCGGACATTTCTGGGAGTTTGTCAGACGAGGTTTAATCTAAAAAAGAATGAACTGTTTGAGGCCTTTGACCTGTTCGACGTTCGAGACTTTGGCAAG gtcaTAGAGACACTGTCCATCCTCTCTCATTCATCCATTGCTACGCAAAGAGGACTTCA GCCTTTTCCTTTGGGAGGATGCACTCCTGATGATGAGATCTACAGCGGCCTGTCAGACCAGATAGA CGACACGGTAGATGAGGACGATGACTTATACGACTTTGTGGAGGACGAGGAGAACGAAGGCGGTGAGATCTATGAAGACTTGATGAGGACAGAGGAACACCCTGAAACT cagaagactGGAGTAGACAAACGAGAGTGCTGCCTGCAGgagatcagacagacagaagagaaataCTCTGATACACTGGAGTCTATATTACAG cacTTTATGAAGCCTCTTGAAAAGTTTCTCCATGCGCAAGACATTGAGAGTATCTTCATCAACATAGAG GATCTGGCCAACACCCACCGTATATTGCTGGCGGAGATCCGCACTTCCATCCTAACTTATGGAGCCAAGAACCTGCACCAGGTGTTTCTAAACTACAAGGAGAg ACTGTTACTGTATGGTCATTACTGCAGTCAGGTGGAAACGGCAACAAAACACCTCGACAAGCTTTCAAATATGAGGGAGGACATCAGAATGAaactggag gaGTGTTCAAACAGAGCAAACAGCGGGCGTTTTTCTCTCAGAGATTTACTCATGGTCCCTATGCAGCGGGTCCTCAAATATCACCTGCTGCTACAG GAGCTGGTAAAGCACACCACGGACCCTGCAGACAAGGATAACCTCCGCACAGCTCTCGATGCCATGAGA gacCTGGCGCAGTGTGTGAACGAGGTTAAACGAGACAATGAGATCATCAGACAGATCACCACCTTCCAGCTGTCCATTGAAAATCTG ACACAGTCTTTAGCTCTCTACGGTCGCCCCAAGATCGACGGAGAGCTGAAGATCTGCACCCCGGAGAAAAAGTCTAAACAGGACAG GCACGCGTTCCTCTTCGACAAggccatgtttgtgtgtaagaaGAAGAGCGGAGAGACGTTCGAGCTGAAGGAGATCATTGAACTACAGAACTACCAGATACGAGATGAAACCACGGGAGAAAAGGAGAATAAGAAG tggtCCCATTTGTTCCTTCTGCTGGACTGCTATGGGAGGTGTGGGTACGATTTGTTCTTCAAAACCAGAGAACTGAAGAAGAAATGGCTGGAGCAGTTCGAGATGGCTCT GTCGAACATGAGTCCAGAGAACTCGACAGCCAACAACCATGACTTCCAGATGCACTGCTTTGAGGAGACCACCTCGTGCAAGGCCTGTGCCATGCTGTTAAG GGGGACATTTTTCCAGGGCTATCGCTGCACACGCTGCAAAATGGCTGCACATAAAGAGTGTTTAGGCAGAGTCCCTGCCTGTGGGCGAAACTCAG ATCATGCTGGTACTATGAAGAAG AATAGACCGCAGAGGTCCTCCGGACATTCCAGCGTTG GATTCCCTAAGATGGAGGTGTGTCAAGAGTATTATGGTTTGCCACCACCTCCTGTGGGCTTCGGCCAACCGCTTCACCTCTCCAAAGGTGATATTATCGAGCTGACCCGAGCCGATGCTGACCTGCCTTGGTGGGAG GGAAGGAACCTGACTGTTGGAAATGTGGGATGGTTCCCCTTCCAAAAAGTTCAGCCCTACCTCTCT AGGCCGACCCCAGACCTGTCTAGCTTCCACTG GTTCGCGGGCAACATGGACAGAACGGCTGCCAAAAACCTGCTGATCTCCCGGTCTGATGGGACCTTCCTTGTGCGACAGAAAGATGGTGGAGAGTTTGCTATCAGCATCAA ATTCAACTTGGACATCAGACACATTAAGGTCACATCCTCTGACGGCCTGTACCGCATCAATGAGAAAAAGGCGTTCAAGGGTTTAATC GAGTTGGTTGAGTTTTACCAGCAGAACTCTTTGAAGGAGTACTTCAAGGAGGTGGACACCACGCTGCGAACACCTTACAAACAACCAGAGGAAAGCAACTCGGCTAACAGCACGCCAAACAGCACGCCAG GAGGCAGCGTGAGGTGTTTCGGTATAGCGAGGGCCAGGTACGACTTCTCAGCCAGGGACCGTTCAGAGCTGTCGCTGCAGGAAGGAGACACCATCAAGATCCTCTCCAAGAAGGGTCACAGCGGTTGGTGGAAAGGCGAGGTGTATGGTCGG GTGGGGTTCTTTCCAGCAAACTATGTGGAGGAGGACTACTCTGACTACTGCTGA
- the LOC124049447 gene encoding proto-oncogene vav-like isoform X3, which produces MELWRQCAMWLIDCRVLPDNHRVTWEGAQVCDLAQALRDGVLLCQLLNNLLPQSVNLREINLRPQMSQFLCLKNIRTFLGVCQTRFNLKKNELFEAFDLFDVRDFGKVIETLSILSHSSIATQRGLQPFPLGGCTPDDEIYSGLSDQIDDTVDEDDDLYDFVEDEENEGGEIYEDLMRTEEHPETQQKTGVDKRECCLQEIRQTEEKYSDTLESILQHFMKPLEKFLHAQDIESIFINIEDLANTHRILLAEIRTSILTYGAKNLHQVFLNYKERLLLYGHYCSQVETATKHLDKLSNMREDIRMKLEECSNRANSGRFSLRDLLMVPMQRVLKYHLLLQELVKHTTDPADKDNLRTALDAMRDLAQCVNEVKRDNEIIRQITTFQLSIENLTQSLALYGRPKIDGELKICTPEKKSKQDRHAFLFDKAMFVCKKKSGETFELKEIIELQNYQIRDETTGEKENKKWSHLFLLLDCYGRCGYDLFFKTRELKKKWLEQFEMALSNMSPENSTANNHDFQMHCFEETTSCKACAMLLRGTFFQGYRCTRCKMAAHKECLGRVPACGRNSDHAGTMKKNRPQRSSGHSSVGFPKMEVCQEYYGLPPPPVGFGQPLHLSKGDIIELTRADADLPWWEGRNLTVGNVGWFPFQKVQPYLSRPTPDLSSFHWFAGNMDRTAAKNLLISRSDGTFLVRQKDGGEFAISIKFNLDIRHIKVTSSDGLYRINEKKAFKGLIELVEFYQQNSLKEYFKEVDTTLRTPYKQPEESNSANSTPNSTPGGSVRCFGIARARYDFSARDRSELSLQEGDTIKILSKKGHSGWWKGEVYGRVGFFPANYVEEDYSDYC; this is translated from the exons ttccTGTGCCTGAAGAATATCCGGACATTTCTGGGAGTTTGTCAGACGAGGTTTAATCTAAAAAAGAATGAACTGTTTGAGGCCTTTGACCTGTTCGACGTTCGAGACTTTGGCAAG gtcaTAGAGACACTGTCCATCCTCTCTCATTCATCCATTGCTACGCAAAGAGGACTTCA GCCTTTTCCTTTGGGAGGATGCACTCCTGATGATGAGATCTACAGCGGCCTGTCAGACCAGATAGA CGACACGGTAGATGAGGACGATGACTTATACGACTTTGTGGAGGACGAGGAGAACGAAGGCGGTGAGATCTATGAAGACTTGATGAGGACAGAGGAACACCCTGAAACT cagcagaagactGGAGTAGACAAACGAGAGTGCTGCCTGCAGgagatcagacagacagaagagaaataCTCTGATACACTGGAGTCTATATTACAG cacTTTATGAAGCCTCTTGAAAAGTTTCTCCATGCGCAAGACATTGAGAGTATCTTCATCAACATAGAG GATCTGGCCAACACCCACCGTATATTGCTGGCGGAGATCCGCACTTCCATCCTAACTTATGGAGCCAAGAACCTGCACCAGGTGTTTCTAAACTACAAGGAGAg ACTGTTACTGTATGGTCATTACTGCAGTCAGGTGGAAACGGCAACAAAACACCTCGACAAGCTTTCAAATATGAGGGAGGACATCAGAATGAaactggag gaGTGTTCAAACAGAGCAAACAGCGGGCGTTTTTCTCTCAGAGATTTACTCATGGTCCCTATGCAGCGGGTCCTCAAATATCACCTGCTGCTACAG GAGCTGGTAAAGCACACCACGGACCCTGCAGACAAGGATAACCTCCGCACAGCTCTCGATGCCATGAGA gacCTGGCGCAGTGTGTGAACGAGGTTAAACGAGACAATGAGATCATCAGACAGATCACCACCTTCCAGCTGTCCATTGAAAATCTG ACACAGTCTTTAGCTCTCTACGGTCGCCCCAAGATCGACGGAGAGCTGAAGATCTGCACCCCGGAGAAAAAGTCTAAACAGGACAG GCACGCGTTCCTCTTCGACAAggccatgtttgtgtgtaagaaGAAGAGCGGAGAGACGTTCGAGCTGAAGGAGATCATTGAACTACAGAACTACCAGATACGAGATGAAACCACGGGAGAAAAGGAGAATAAGAAG tggtCCCATTTGTTCCTTCTGCTGGACTGCTATGGGAGGTGTGGGTACGATTTGTTCTTCAAAACCAGAGAACTGAAGAAGAAATGGCTGGAGCAGTTCGAGATGGCTCT GTCGAACATGAGTCCAGAGAACTCGACAGCCAACAACCATGACTTCCAGATGCACTGCTTTGAGGAGACCACCTCGTGCAAGGCCTGTGCCATGCTGTTAAG GGGGACATTTTTCCAGGGCTATCGCTGCACACGCTGCAAAATGGCTGCACATAAAGAGTGTTTAGGCAGAGTCCCTGCCTGTGGGCGAAACTCAG ATCATGCTGGTACTATGAAGAAG AATAGACCGCAGAGGTCCTCCGGACATTCCAGCGTTG GATTCCCTAAGATGGAGGTGTGTCAAGAGTATTATGGTTTGCCACCACCTCCTGTGGGCTTCGGCCAACCGCTTCACCTCTCCAAAGGTGATATTATCGAGCTGACCCGAGCCGATGCTGACCTGCCTTGGTGGGAG GGAAGGAACCTGACTGTTGGAAATGTGGGATGGTTCCCCTTCCAAAAAGTTCAGCCCTACCTCTCT AGGCCGACCCCAGACCTGTCTAGCTTCCACTG GTTCGCGGGCAACATGGACAGAACGGCTGCCAAAAACCTGCTGATCTCCCGGTCTGATGGGACCTTCCTTGTGCGACAGAAAGATGGTGGAGAGTTTGCTATCAGCATCAA ATTCAACTTGGACATCAGACACATTAAGGTCACATCCTCTGACGGCCTGTACCGCATCAATGAGAAAAAGGCGTTCAAGGGTTTAATC GAGTTGGTTGAGTTTTACCAGCAGAACTCTTTGAAGGAGTACTTCAAGGAGGTGGACACCACGCTGCGAACACCTTACAAACAACCAGAGGAAAGCAACTCGGCTAACAGCACGCCAAACAGCACGCCAG GAGGCAGCGTGAGGTGTTTCGGTATAGCGAGGGCCAGGTACGACTTCTCAGCCAGGGACCGTTCAGAGCTGTCGCTGCAGGAAGGAGACACCATCAAGATCCTCTCCAAGAAGGGTCACAGCGGTTGGTGGAAAGGCGAGGTGTATGGTCGG GTGGGGTTCTTTCCAGCAAACTATGTGGAGGAGGACTACTCTGACTACTGCTGA